The genomic segment TTCGCGTAAATCATCCGGCATAGGAGGCCGCTGTGCCTTATACTGTGGGTATAGGTCATCGCGAAAAGTCTTGCCCTTGGCATCAAACACCACGATGCTATGTTCAGAAGGGTAATCTTTTTGTAGGCGTTTTAGCATATTCACTACGCCATAGATGGCCCCTGTAGGCTGGCCGGTTTTGGCACGGAGGTCTGGCATGGCATGAAATGCCCGATACAGATACGAAGAACCATCCACCAACACCAGTTTTTTCATTTTTCAGCCTACTTTCTGGCCAGTAATTACTGACCTGATGATACAAATAACAACAACAGGGCTTTGCTAGCCAACGAGATAAGAAAAGGAGCAAACCATGAGTTTACAGGACAAACTACCTAAAGTGCTCGATCCTGCTGCTCAGCAGAAACCGTATTCTGCCAAAGAATCTTGGCGGTTGATGGAAATTCTGTCCGAATTTGTGGAGGGCATCGAGAAACTTACCCGCGTGCTTCCGGCGGTTAGCATTTTTGGTTCGGCCAGAACCAAACCTGATCATCAATTTTATAAGCTCACCGAAGATATTGCTCGTCGATTATCCGATTCGGGCTTTTCGGTCATTTCTGGTGGTGGGCCAGGCATTATGGAAGCGGCCAATAAAGGCGCTTTTGCGGGAAAATCACCCTCTATTGGATTAAACATCTTGTTACCGCATGAACAGAGCGGCAACCCTTACCAAGATGTGAGCATTAACTTTAAGTTTTTCTTTGCGCGCAAAGTGATGTTTGTGAAGCACGCCACCGCTTATGTGGTGATGCCTGGCGGCTTTGGCACGTTAGATGAACTATCAGAAGCGTTAACGCTTATCCAGACCGGTAAAGCGAAAAAAATCCCCGTGATTTTGGTCGGCAGCGAATTCTGGAAAGGTCTGGTACACTGGTTTGGCGAAACGCTAGTCAATGAACGCATGATTAATCCGGATGATATGAACCTGATTCATGTGACGGATGACCCTGCGAAAGTCGTCGAACTTATCTTTAACCATTACGAATCACGCAGTCGAAGTCAAAATTTGACGGAACGTGCATCGACATTCTCTTTATGAACTTTCACAAGACATTTATACTCTCGGCTGCGTTTATCGTAGCTACCGGGGCGCAGGCAAAATCTGCGCCCGCACTACCCCCAGATGCACCGCCCCTACCGGATGTGCCACCACCGGAGTTGACGGTAGATATTACCGATGAACCTGCAATTGTCAGCACCCGTAAAGGCGACCTGCTGGAGGAAAAATTCATCCGCCGCGGCAAGGTTTACCTGATCAAGGTTACGCCAGATAACCGTCCGCCGTATTACATGGCAGACGAAGAAGGCAAAGGCGATTTTGTTAAGAAAGACAATATCGACCCAAGCATGTGGAAACCAAACTGGCTAAATCAGCCGCAGTGAGTATTTTATGTCTGTTTTTACCCCGGTAAGCGATGCAGAACTGTCTGCATGGCTTCAACAGTATGAGTTAGGCGAACTAAGCAGCTTGCAAGGCATTTTGGCTGGTATCGATAATAGTAATTTCTTTGTGACCACCTCTGGTGCAAATGCAGGAAAATACGCTAACCAAAGTCGTTTTGTCTTAACGCTTTTCGAAAACTTAAAAGCGGAGCAGCTGCCATACAACCTAGAGTTGATGGAGCATTTGGCCAACGCTGGTTTACCAGTGCCAGCACCAATCCGTAACCGGGACAATATCTATCTAGGCACACTGAACGGCAAACCTGCTTCGCTGGTGACCCGCATGAAAGGTGATTGGTCTGATAGCCCAAGCGTGGCACGCTGTGCAGCCGTTGGTGATATGCTGGCAAAGATGCACGTCTCTGGCCAAGGCTATAGCAAGCAACGTGAAAACACCCACGGCAATAGCTGGCGTATTCGTACGGCGATTGCGGTTTCTCGCTTTCTGACCGATGCAGAACTTGGCTTGATGGAAACCGAAGTTGCGCTACAAGCAACATTTGACCGTAGCCACCTGCCGGTTGGTGCGATTCATGCGGATCTATTCCGCGATAACGTGCTATTTGAAGGTGAAGCCATTGGCGGAGTGATCGACTTCTATTTCGCCTGTACCGATACCTTGATGTACGACGTGGCCATTACCGTGAATGATTGGTGTATGGGCAGCGATTACCAATTTGACATGGCGAAGTACGATGCCTTCTTACGTGCTTATCAAGCGGTTCGCACCTTTACCAAAGAAGAAGTAGAAGCATGGGATATGATGCTGCGCGCTGCGGCATTACGCTTCTGGCTATCTCGTTTGTACGATTACTTCTTGCCAAGACCTGCGGAATTAAACCAACCGAAAGACCCAAGACACTTCCATCGTATCTTGTCTCGATTGGTTCAAGGCACGCCTGCAATTCCTACGTGTTGATTTTTCTCTATACGGGTAAGTGAATGGATCTTCAAGCACTAGAAAATCACCGGACTTACCTGTATCGATATGCTCTCTTGCAACTCCGCGACCCTGAGCAAGCGGAAGATGTCACGCAGGAAACGCTACTTGCAGCACTCGAACAAGCCGATAAGTTTGAGGGAAAGTCTTCCCTCAAAACTTGGCTCACAGGCATTCTTAAATTCAAAATTATCGATTTAATTCGCTTAAAGCAAAAAGAACCGACCGCAACAGAAACCGAGCAAGACAATCTGGCGGGGCTTGGTGAATTAGAAGAGCTTTTTGATGAGCGCGGTCACTGGGCAGCACCCGGCGTATCCGATTGGGCAAAGCCAGAAAGCGCCATGAGTAATAGCCAGTTCTGGCAATTGTTTGAGTGGTGCTTAGCCAAATTACCCTTAAAAACCGCCCAAGCATTTATGATGCGTGAAGTAATGGGGATTGAACTCGCAGATATTTGTAAGGATTTGGAGATTACCGCGACTAATGGATCAGTACTACTGTATCGCGCGCGGATGGGCTTAAGAACCTGTCTGAATGAAAAATGGTTTGCAGGAGAAGCCCAATGAGACCACTAAAAAGCTGCCGCAAAGCGACTTTTTTACTCTCTTGCAAACGAGATAGGCCGCTAACCACCACCGAAACCGTATGGCTAAAAATTCATCTAGCCATGTGCATTCATTGCAGACGCTTTGGCAAGCAAATCGACCACCTAGGTTCGATTGCCAATCTGTTTCCTGAATCCTCAGAAAAATCCAGATAAAAAAATGCCCTACCGGTGGGCAGGGCATTCAAAATAAAGTCCATTCCAATTCAGTTGACTAAACTGAGGCAAGTTGCTACTGCAGTGGGGTATTCATTCTCAAAGCAGTAGTTTGTATTCTACTGCGCACACTTACATTTGGACAAATGCTTTTTTAACGTAAATTTAAAATTTGTCATCCATACCACACATACGTGCGTTATTATCTTAAGCATTACTCATAAGTAGATTTGAAAAATGTCCGAGAGTCTAGACATTATTGCCTTAAAGAAATTTCGCATGATCTTCAAAAGTGTGCGCTCACACTTTCATGAAGTAGAGCAGCAGTGCGGTGTGAGTGGCTCACAGTTATGGTTGCTATCCTGCTTAAAAAAGAAAGATAAACAGCGCGTCACTGAACTTGCGAATGCACTATCCATCCATCAGTCTACCGCCAGTAATTTGATTGAAAAAATGGTGCGAGAAGGCCTTGTTAAGAAAGAAAAATCGCTTGCTGATCAACGAGTAACACTCATTTCTCTAAGTGACCTAGGTTTAAGCGTTGTGTCCAAGGCTCCTGGCCCTGCAGAAGGCATTTTACCTGCGACGCTAAAAACACTTTCCGCTACCGAATTACATCAAATTTGCCAATCTTTAGATTTGATTTTATCGAAGATGGACATTGATCCTGCCGCTGGCCAGACCCCTCTTTCGGATCTTTAATCCGACGCTACTGTCTAAATTGCTTCCATGTGCATACAAATGAACTAGCCTTGACGGCTAGCTAGTTTGTATAGCAGTATAAAAATATATTTGTACAAATACATTTGGAGGCAATCATGTTAGCAACAGTCGTAATCCCTGCACTTAACGAAGAATTGAGGATTGCCGAAGTTGTTCAGTTTGCCACTGCGAGCAAGTTAGTCGGCGAGGTATTGGTTATCGATGACGGCTCTACGGATGCAACCGCCATTAGGGCCAAAGAAAATGGCGCCTATGTCATTACTAGCTCATTACTAGGAAAAGGCGCATCCATGGCAGATGGATTGGCACATGCCCATTTTGATCTGATTTTGTATCTTGATGGTGATCTAGCTGGTTTAAAAGATGGATTAATTGAGCAACTACTTTACCCGCTATTGATTGGTAGTGCGGATTTCGTCAAAGCAGCCTTTGGCCGTGCCGGTGGGCGAGTAACTGAACTGACGGCCAAGCCGCTAATTCGCACCTTCTTTCCAGAATTGGCACATTACAAACAACCATTAGGCGGCATTATTGCTGCCCGTAGATCGGTATTAGAAACCTTAAAATTTGAAGATGATTACGGCGTGGATGTCGGCTTATTGTTAGATGCCTCCTTAAAAAACGTCAAAATTGCGGAAGTGGAAATTGGTCGTATCGAACACGATAGCCAATCGTTAGAAAATCTCTCGCGCATGGCCGACCAAGTCAGTCGCACCATTTTCCGTTATGCACAAGAAGCGGGGCGTTTTACACAAGAACAAGTGAGCGAGGTAGTCGAGTCTGAACGTCATCTAGAAGCAGAAATTGACCGTGCTGCCATCGCTAGTAGCAAGCACCCAAAAATTGCTATTTTTGACATGGACGGCACCTTAACGAGTGGACGATTTGTACAGCATCTGGCTGCAAAATGCGGCAAAGCTGAAGAATTGGCTTCTTTACTAGACCATTCAGACCTAGACAGCATTACACGCAGTAACTCCATTGCACGCTTGTTTAGAGGCGTACCGAAGCAGATCTTTTTAGAAGTTGCAAAAGAGATCCCTCTCAATCGCCATGCGATTGAGACGATCAAAATTCTCAGACAAAACGGCTACACAGTTGGTGTGGTGAGTGATAGCTACTACATTGCGACTGAAACCCTTAGAAAGCGTGTTTTCGCTGACTTTGCTCTCGGTCATTTATTGCAATTCAGAAATGATATTTGCACAGGTGGCCTACGCCTCAATCCGGTATTTGAAATGGACAGCGGTGGGTGCGGTAAGCACAAGCACTGTAAGAGCAATGTGCTACGTCAATTAGCCGAGCTGCGTCACCAACCATTTGAAAACCAGATTGCGATTGGAGACAACCTGAACGATCTTTGCATGCTAGAGATGGCAGATGTTGGCTTTGCTTATGATCCGAAGCACGACTCACTTCGTGAAGCGCCGATTCAAGTGATTCACGATCTTTATACCATCGTGTCTCATCTCGATTTAAACACCGACATTCACGCAACAGGAGAAGCATAGAATATGACAGGGATAAGTATTTGGGAAAAATTCGCTGACTTCTTAGGGCACCTATCTAACACCGCTCTTCGTATTACGCTAGTCGTGGTATTGGCCTATGTTGCCATTCACCTCGCCCAAAAAGGGATTGTCGCGCTGCGAAAGCGTATTACCTTACGCATGGGGGATAATGAATCCAAGAAGCGGGCAGAAACCATCGGCCGCGTTTGTCGCTATATTGTGACGGTCGTCATTTCATTGATTGCGGGCATGCTGATTCTAAGCGAACTCGGCGTGTCTGTTGCCCCAATTCTTGGTGCGGCAGGGGTTGTCGGTTTGGCGGTGGGTTTTGGCGCACAAAGCTTGGTCAAAGATTATTTCACCGGCTTCTTCTTATTGTTAGAAAACCAAATTCGCCAAGGCGATGTGGTTAAACTAGGCAACCATGAAGGTTTTGTAGAAGAAGTTACCCTCAGATTTGTTCGCCTACGCGATTACGAAGGCAATGTGCATTTTGTGCCCAACGGTACTATTTCTACCGTCGTGAACAAAACCAGGGAATTTGCTTTTGCGGTACTAGACGTGTCAGCTGGTTATGATGATGATTTAGAAATGGCTATTCAAACCATGCAAGACACGATTAGTAAAATGCGTACGCAAGAAAAATGGCAAACCATCATCTTAGATGAGTTTGAATTTGCTGGTGTCGATGTACTAGGTGAATATGGTATTTCATTGAAAGGCCGCATTAAAGTGCAGCCACTTCAACAATGGAATGTACGCCGTGAATTCTTACGTCAGATCAAACATGCTTTTGATCAGAAGGGTTTGACGATTCCCTACCCTCAGCTGACACTGCATCGTCCTCAAGAGGAATTGGTTGCACATGAAGACGCTTGATAAAGTTGTTAGCTAAAGAGTGGTATAGCGGTGGGCTGATTAGTCTTGAAATTGCATTAGCAATAAACGCGGTAGCAATGAGACTAATCACCATCGCATGCCCATCTATCATTTCCATCACAATCACAAATGACGTAATTGGTGCTTGCGTGACTGCCGCTAAAAAGCCTGCCATTCCCAACGCCATCCAAGCCGTCGTCGTCACATCCCCCAGCCCTGTTAGCGACAAGTCTTGCCCAATCCCCGCCCCTACCGCCAAACTAGGTGCAAAGATACCACCAGGAATCGCCGCAAAATAAGAGAACAGCGTTGCCAACATTTTCTCGAACGCGAATAAGAATGGCATGGTTTGCTCGCCATCTAGTGCCAGCTTGGTCACCGAGTAGCCACTACCATGCACTGCGCCGTGTGACGCCACACCAAGCAATGCCACCATCAGGCCACAAAATGCAGCAAAACCAACTGGATTATTCTTTCTGAACGCGCCAATTCTTCCGCCCCAAGGCTGGCTACCCACCACCATTAAACGGCTAAACACACCACCCAAAACGCCACACATCCCTGCTGAAGCCAATACAGGCAGCCAAATGCCAGAGGAAATATTCGCCACTGATAATCGGCCAAAGTAGGTGTAATTCCCCTGCATAGAGATAGAAATCACACCAGCAAGAATAATCGCGGTCAGTAGCACACCGTTAGTACGCTCTTCAAACTTCTTACCCAATTCTTCAATCGCAAATACGATTCCCGCTAGTGGCGTATTAAAAGCAGCCGCAATACCAGCTGATCCACCGGCAATAATGAGTTGATGGGCAGAAATCGGAAAGCGACGCGGTAGCCAGCGTTGGCAGTACGCCATCAGGCTAGCGCCAACTTGCACAGAAGGCCCTTCACGCCCGGAAGAAAACCCGCAAAGCAAGGCACCAGTCCCCATGATGATCTTTCCAACAACAATTCTTAGGGACAACAATGGAGTAATTGGAATCTTTGAAGCGGATACGTGAATCGCGGCAATCACCTGTGGAATACCACTCCCCTCTGATCCAGCAAAATATTTACGGGTGAGCCAGGCAATTCCGGCACCACCTAGCGGCGTCACAATGAGCGGCATCCACCACGCCAAACGGTAGCCCTCGTTGAACCATTCGATACCTAAGTCTACTAACCTAGCAAAGAAAACAATGACTAAACCCGCAGCAAATGCCATCAGCCAAATGACTAAACGGCCTTGCCATACACGCCAGTCATTTTGACGTAATAAACGATTTCGAATGGTTTGATAATCAGGGATATGCATAGGGGCGTACAACGTCAGTTAGCTGTATAATGTAAATCATTATACATTTGTACAAATGTGAAATGAGGTTATTTTGGAAATATCTTCAAACATCCAACTGATTGGCACCATTATTTTTGGCATTGCCATCCTTCATACCTTTTCTACAGGCTTCTTTGAGCACCTTGCTCATAAAAATCCTGCCAACGCAGGGCTGTGGCATTTGCTTGGAGAAGTAGAGGTCGTGTTTGGCTTTTGGGCGATGGTGCTCATGCTTGCCATTTTCTTCGTTGCTGGCGAAGAAACCGCTATTCATTACATAGATGGTCGAAACTTTACCGAACCGCTCTTCGTCTTTGCGATTATGGTGATTGCTGGGACTAGCCCTATTTTGACGAGTGTCATGAAAGTGGTGAATGTATTAGGCAAGGCAAGTCGCTTACCAGGAAGCTTAGGTCAGTACTTCCTGATTATGTCGCTTGTGCCTCTAGCAGGTTCATTTATTACCGAACCAGCTGCCATGACACTTGCTGCGATCATGCTTTCTGAGAAAATTTTTCAGCACAATATTTCTAATAAGTTGAAATACGCGACGATTGGTTGTTTATTCGTCAATATCTCAATTGGCGGCACCCTGACTTCTTTTGCAGCACCGCCCGTATTAATGGTGGCTGGCGCGTGGAAGTGGGATAGCAACTTCATGTTGACCACCATTGGCTGGAAAGCCGCCATTGCGATTGGCATCAATACGGTGTTGTTGTGTGCAATTTTCTTTAAAGAACTTCGCCAGCTTACCCCATCTAGTGATGCCAATCAGGCTAAGCGTATTCCTTTGCCACTCGTGATTGTGCATTACCTATTTTTAGCTGGCGTGGTAATTTTCTCTCATCACCCTGCTATTTTCTTAGGCCTTTTCCTGTTCTTCTTAGGTTTAGCACAAGCCTACGAAAAATATCATCAACGCCTAATTCTAAAAGAAGGGTTATTGGTTGCCTTCTTTTTAGCGGGATTAGTCGTCTTAGGTGGTTTGCAAGAGTGGTGGCTAAAGCCGGTTTTAGTCGCCATGACCAGCGATCAAGTTTTCTGGGGGGCAACCATTTTGACGGCCTTTACCGACAATGCCGCTTTAACGTACTTAGGTTCTTTGGTCGATAATTTGTCGCCGGAGTTTAAATACGCCCTAGTGACAGGAGCCGTAACAGGGGGTGGCCTCACCATTATTGCCAATGCGCCTAACCCTGCTGGCGTAGCGATTTTGAAGAACTACTTTGAAGAGTCTTCTATTAAACCGCTGAAGTTAGCCGCCGCCGCCGCAATACCCACCCTTATTTCTGCCACCTGCTTTTTGATGCTGTAAACAAAAACGCTGCGATATATTCGCAGCGTTTTTTATCTATAGTCACCGATTGCAAATTGCTAAGTTATATCGCAGGGTCTCCCTGCACATACCGGCGTAAACAGATCACCGCCTCTTCCTCTGTATCGAAGATAAACAAAGGGTATGGTGGTTTCTGTACGGTAAGATAGGTATTAATCAGATTCCGCACATGCCAACTATCCGTCACATAAGCCACAGCGGTAGTAATTGAGCAGTAATCCGGTGATCGTAGTGCTTTGGGTAGTTGCGAATCAATACTGGGGCGGCCAGTTACTTTGACTAACACGGGCATGGCTAGCTGGCTAATTTCGCGACGCCGACGCAGCACCTCAGCCAATCCTTCACCTGATAAGTTAGGATTGTGCCCGTAGTCGATACACATGATGCCATCTGTTCGTAACTGAACAGTTGGTGTGTGTATATGTGGTAAGGAAGGCGCTGTCATGACTACATTTCTACTACTTTTTATCCCGATAATTTCATATTAACAGAGATTTTGAGAAGCAAAAGTTAGAAATTGTTAACTCTTTGCGGCACTGCATGACAAGATTTGTAGCAAACCGAGCAACCACGAGACCTAGCTTCAATTGCAAAGCGGTTTAAACGGTCACTCAAAAAGTTGCTTGCGTGATGTGAAATGTGACGCGACTGATTGACCAAATATTAGACAATTCGTAGGTAATGAATTAATCATATTGAATTTACATATTTTCAATTATTCAATTTGATCAATTTGTGGTGTTACTTTTTGAAAAATTATTTAGCAGGGACAAATCGACTTAACCAAGCCAATGCCTCTTCTTCTTGCTCGAATACAAATAGAGGATAGCTAGGTGTCTGGATAGTCATATAGGTATCTAGCAATTGTCGTACATACCAACTGCTAGTGACATAGGCAACCGCGGGAGTGACTTCGCAATATTCCGCAGACTTCACAATCGAGATTATTTTAGGGTCTAAAATTGGACGCCCATCCATCTTTATCATTAAGGGCATTGGTTTGAGAGAGAACTCTCTTCGAATTCTCAACACTTCTAATACCCCTTCAGATGTCAGTGTGCGTGCATAGCCATGATCAACACACACAATACCATCCTCTCGGAAAATAATTTCCGGAATATGTAATTTGGGTATTTCAGACGGATTCATTAAATAAAATCAATTAATTAAAACATTCAATGGCGAATCATAAC from the Leeia speluncae genome contains:
- a CDS encoding HAD-IB family phosphatase gives rise to the protein MLATVVIPALNEELRIAEVVQFATASKLVGEVLVIDDGSTDATAIRAKENGAYVITSSLLGKGASMADGLAHAHFDLILYLDGDLAGLKDGLIEQLLYPLLIGSADFVKAAFGRAGGRVTELTAKPLIRTFFPELAHYKQPLGGIIAARRSVLETLKFEDDYGVDVGLLLDASLKNVKIAEVEIGRIEHDSQSLENLSRMADQVSRTIFRYAQEAGRFTQEQVSEVVESERHLEAEIDRAAIASSKHPKIAIFDMDGTLTSGRFVQHLAAKCGKAEELASLLDHSDLDSITRSNSIARLFRGVPKQIFLEVAKEIPLNRHAIETIKILRQNGYTVGVVSDSYYIATETLRKRVFADFALGHLLQFRNDICTGGLRLNPVFEMDSGGCGKHKHCKSNVLRQLAELRHQPFENQIAIGDNLNDLCMLEMADVGFAYDPKHDSLREAPIQVIHDLYTIVSHLDLNTDIHATGEA
- a CDS encoding DUF7793 family protein; protein product: MNPSEIPKLHIPEIIFREDGIVCVDHGYARTLTSEGVLEVLRIRREFSLKPMPLMIKMDGRPILDPKIISIVKSAEYCEVTPAVAYVTSSWYVRQLLDTYMTIQTPSYPLFVFEQEEEALAWLSRFVPAK
- a CDS encoding DUF2782 domain-containing protein, which gives rise to MNFHKTFILSAAFIVATGAQAKSAPALPPDAPPLPDVPPPELTVDITDEPAIVSTRKGDLLEEKFIRRGKVYLIKVTPDNRPPYYMADEEGKGDFVKKDNIDPSMWKPNWLNQPQ
- a CDS encoding MarR family winged helix-turn-helix transcriptional regulator; this encodes MSESLDIIALKKFRMIFKSVRSHFHEVEQQCGVSGSQLWLLSCLKKKDKQRVTELANALSIHQSTASNLIEKMVREGLVKKEKSLADQRVTLISLSDLGLSVVSKAPGPAEGILPATLKTLSATELHQICQSLDLILSKMDIDPAAGQTPLSDL
- a CDS encoding LOG family protein, encoding MSLQDKLPKVLDPAAQQKPYSAKESWRLMEILSEFVEGIEKLTRVLPAVSIFGSARTKPDHQFYKLTEDIARRLSDSGFSVISGGGPGIMEAANKGAFAGKSPSIGLNILLPHEQSGNPYQDVSINFKFFFARKVMFVKHATAYVVMPGGFGTLDELSEALTLIQTGKAKKIPVILVGSEFWKGLVHWFGETLVNERMINPDDMNLIHVTDDPAKVVELIFNHYESRSRSQNLTERASTFSL
- a CDS encoding DUF7793 family protein → MTAPSLPHIHTPTVQLRTDGIMCIDYGHNPNLSGEGLAEVLRRRREISQLAMPVLVKVTGRPSIDSQLPKALRSPDYCSITTAVAYVTDSWHVRNLINTYLTVQKPPYPLFIFDTEEEAVICLRRYVQGDPAI
- a CDS encoding chloride channel protein, whose translation is MHIPDYQTIRNRLLRQNDWRVWQGRLVIWLMAFAAGLVIVFFARLVDLGIEWFNEGYRLAWWMPLIVTPLGGAGIAWLTRKYFAGSEGSGIPQVIAAIHVSASKIPITPLLSLRIVVGKIIMGTGALLCGFSSGREGPSVQVGASLMAYCQRWLPRRFPISAHQLIIAGGSAGIAAAFNTPLAGIVFAIEELGKKFEERTNGVLLTAIILAGVISISMQGNYTYFGRLSVANISSGIWLPVLASAGMCGVLGGVFSRLMVVGSQPWGGRIGAFRKNNPVGFAAFCGLMVALLGVASHGAVHGSGYSVTKLALDGEQTMPFLFAFEKMLATLFSYFAAIPGGIFAPSLAVGAGIGQDLSLTGLGDVTTTAWMALGMAGFLAAVTQAPITSFVIVMEMIDGHAMVISLIATAFIANAISRLISPPLYHSLANNFIKRLHVQPIPLEDDAVSAEGRESSNPSDQKHV
- a CDS encoding mechanosensitive ion channel family protein; this translates as MTGISIWEKFADFLGHLSNTALRITLVVVLAYVAIHLAQKGIVALRKRITLRMGDNESKKRAETIGRVCRYIVTVVISLIAGMLILSELGVSVAPILGAAGVVGLAVGFGAQSLVKDYFTGFFLLLENQIRQGDVVKLGNHEGFVEEVTLRFVRLRDYEGNVHFVPNGTISTVVNKTREFAFAVLDVSAGYDDDLEMAIQTMQDTISKMRTQEKWQTIILDEFEFAGVDVLGEYGISLKGRIKVQPLQQWNVRREFLRQIKHAFDQKGLTIPYPQLTLHRPQEELVAHEDA
- a CDS encoding putative Na+/H+ antiporter, yielding MEISSNIQLIGTIIFGIAILHTFSTGFFEHLAHKNPANAGLWHLLGEVEVVFGFWAMVLMLAIFFVAGEETAIHYIDGRNFTEPLFVFAIMVIAGTSPILTSVMKVVNVLGKASRLPGSLGQYFLIMSLVPLAGSFITEPAAMTLAAIMLSEKIFQHNISNKLKYATIGCLFVNISIGGTLTSFAAPPVLMVAGAWKWDSNFMLTTIGWKAAIAIGINTVLLCAIFFKELRQLTPSSDANQAKRIPLPLVIVHYLFLAGVVIFSHHPAIFLGLFLFFLGLAQAYEKYHQRLILKEGLLVAFFLAGLVVLGGLQEWWLKPVLVAMTSDQVFWGATILTAFTDNAALTYLGSLVDNLSPEFKYALVTGAVTGGGLTIIANAPNPAGVAILKNYFEESSIKPLKLAAAAAIPTLISATCFLML
- a CDS encoding sigma-70 family RNA polymerase sigma factor, whose product is MDLQALENHRTYLYRYALLQLRDPEQAEDVTQETLLAALEQADKFEGKSSLKTWLTGILKFKIIDLIRLKQKEPTATETEQDNLAGLGELEELFDERGHWAAPGVSDWAKPESAMSNSQFWQLFEWCLAKLPLKTAQAFMMREVMGIELADICKDLEITATNGSVLLYRARMGLRTCLNEKWFAGEAQ
- a CDS encoding homoserine kinase, coding for MSVFTPVSDAELSAWLQQYELGELSSLQGILAGIDNSNFFVTTSGANAGKYANQSRFVLTLFENLKAEQLPYNLELMEHLANAGLPVPAPIRNRDNIYLGTLNGKPASLVTRMKGDWSDSPSVARCAAVGDMLAKMHVSGQGYSKQRENTHGNSWRIRTAIAVSRFLTDAELGLMETEVALQATFDRSHLPVGAIHADLFRDNVLFEGEAIGGVIDFYFACTDTLMYDVAITVNDWCMGSDYQFDMAKYDAFLRAYQAVRTFTKEEVEAWDMMLRAAALRFWLSRLYDYFLPRPAELNQPKDPRHFHRILSRLVQGTPAIPTC
- a CDS encoding zf-HC2 domain-containing protein encodes the protein MRPLKSCRKATFLLSCKRDRPLTTTETVWLKIHLAMCIHCRRFGKQIDHLGSIANLFPESSEKSR